A stretch of DNA from Cannabis sativa cultivar Pink pepper isolate KNU-18-1 chromosome X, ASM2916894v1, whole genome shotgun sequence:
tgTAGAAGCCACTGTTGGACTTTGGACCTCAAGAATGCTACAATAGTAGTGATCAGGAAGCCTTTTGCGTCCTTAGTTATGTTGTTGAAGCTCTCAACCTAGTTACTCGTCATTACATTGTAACGTACCACCGAAcccaattttcaaataaaataaaaaatatttgtggAAAGTACCACCGAacccaattttcaaatctaatttccTCAAGATATTGTGTAACCGCAACATTCATTGCTAGAATGTTCTCAAATTCTCTGTGAAACTCTGATTTTGAAGATgtcagtcttgaacttgtggttGACATTCATAATAATGTGGTGGTAGCATGTACCGTGGTGTGCATTAGGGAACATGATCTCCAAAGCATgaacaatgctttgatgcctatccgacACAAAGGCTAAGTTCTCAACATCACCAatcgtttctttcaattttctcataaaataggtCCAAGAATTGTGGTTTTCACTGTCAACTACAACGAAAGCTATCGAAAAGATATGGCTCCCTGCATCGAGTGCCACTACACACAATATTTGCCCACCATACCTAGTCTTCAAGAAAGACCCATCAATGCATACAACAGGTTGGCAAAACCTAAAACCCCAAATATAAAGGACCCAGAGAGAAGAAACAATACTTTAAACGACCATCCTCTACCACAAAATCCGTGATGGTACCTGGATTTCTCAACTTTAGCATGTGCAAGTAACTACGTAATTTATgttggaatattttaccaggatctagatttactaccatgtatgttgtttaacatcctaatatgaatttctaaaacaatgaaataaacacataagggtttaaaaaaaccttacattgggtgcagcggaatataatgactccttccgtttagatctctagcccttgattcctttctatagcataacattatcaagatctgaacctggatctctttctctccttcttgagcccgattctccttcttgttgattggattcttcacagtcttacacactatgattgagataccacttgatgtgtgtggacactcactctatcactcaaggtatgaaaatatgaagagaataGGAAGAGAAGGTGGTTTTGGCCTAAAGAGAAAGAAGGCTCAGGAAAATTTCTGAAAGTTAAATTTCAtcaatctttaagtgtgagccatcactatctatttataggtaaccacctaggtttagattagatttaattagcattaaaataataataaaaataaatggtaaaatccatgcatagtggccggcccatgggttggataatggcccactttgcaattttgccattttgtcattttcccatcttattttctcaaaaactccaattttccaatttaaccacttaaatgccaattccaattatttaacaactaaaaattaattattaaataatattcatttaatatatttattaattagactaatcaaagtctcttaattaacaaataaaacctagaatttcttttcttcacaattttgcccttgcttagtgaaaattcataaactagacatagtttaattttagaattataattgattaatcaaaatcaattatctgagtcttacaagcagtatggtctcaactagtatggggaccatggacctatataaccgagcttccaataagctgatctaaaatttaccaagtaaatccactaacttattaattccttatttcatccactcatagaacttgaaattgcactctcagttatatagaatgctctatatgttccacgatatagatacgctattaattatcaattgttataattccaataatcaatgatcctctatagatgatctacactgcatagggataaaattaccgttacaccctttcaatatattttatccttaaaacacttgaccacctataaataatattttagtgaaatatataatcactaaaatgagatctcaatcatttatctttattcagtcaagctcgaaggaaatcttCGTTTCACTtataaatacctatagaagctatagattccatatctatgtttagcgctcccactcaattgtactatcgtgtttctaaaatgtacgtatcaccctgaccaaaaaatagacttaactaacaaatcaaagaacatgaataacactcttgagattgaacctaatcatgtgaggactaagatcatttgatctaggatcaactaggtgatattgtattgaatagatattacggtaaatttatcatatctaatcaaagttcaatatcggtcccttccaatgtatactccatacatccgatactggtacactttgccaatgcccaggaaagaacataacacttatccaaggtgtaagtatacctatcgctaattACCATgcaagtctaaatccagtgaactgacaaatcagggaattaaactttttgaacatataatcatgattatattccaatgtgttgacaacactataatcatgaacaaatacatatgttctggacttaatagaatttataatcatgaaataaattatgtgaaccatgcaacataatttttttttatctttattaactagtaaatctaattatattgaaatgggttttatttagggcacaaaacccaacaattttgAGTATGAATCTTCAGGTGTACCCGGAGCTAGGTATAGTGCCTTCTCTATGCACCTCCATGCCTTTTCATAACTCATTTGGATCCCGTAATCCTTGTGCATATTTTTCCTTATATCAGAGGCCAAATGATCCGAGCCGTCAGTTGCgaacttatccttaattagaTGGGAAACTATCAAAGGTGATGCTTGACAGTTATCTTTTCCTCGAAGATCAAGGGAACATGTATGTACATTATGAAATGTACTCACCTCAAATATGTTACAAAATACGTTCTTCTTCGCTCTTAATCTCCACCCACAATCTGTATCTTTACATGTGACGTACCAAACATCAGTACCGAACTTTCTAACGAAGTAGCCAAACCCTTTCTTCATTGCATACAAGCCAACAACCATCTTTAAATGCTCTTTGTCTCTAAAAAACTTTCCTACATGTAACTCCCCACCTGGTGTGCCACCCATAGATATATAATGACTATGATCCTCGATGTCTTCTCTTGTAAACATTTTCTCCTTGACTTTACTGTAACTTGTCGAATAAGAAAATGGATCGCTAAATCCAGTCTCATTAGTCCTCTAGCATCACTAGGACCACCAGCATCATTGGTCTTCTAACATTATTAGGACTTGTACTGTCAGTGGTTTCTCTAGCATTACTAGTTTTGCCTGGACGACTACTACTAGTACCAGGTGTTTGAGGATTTTCTCTACGGGGCATTCACTTTCGTGTCGGTGGCCTGAGTGGTATTTAGTACGATAGTATAGTCAAGTTCAAAGCTACAACAACAGAAACCTCTGTACCTTGGTCATCTCTTACGTCATCATTGCCCTCAACATAACATTCAGGGTCTGGATCATAAAAAAAACCATCAATGAAGGGCATTTGTGCTACAATATCAGCACTCGACATCATAGTGTCTAATCCAGGTAATACATCGGCAACCAACACCTCTGAATTTGTTTCTGGAACAAAACTCCCAACATCGCTACGAGTGTCCTTAACAAAACTTAGTGTGGGACTAGGATCGACACAAACATTCTTCTTTAACAAAGTTACAAAGGAGTAAATTCATCTGGCTTCTTCGCAAGTGTAGACAAAAAGAACCTTGCATGCTTATCATTTCCAATAACTTCTAGGCGATACATTAAGTCTTTCATTGTAATTTACTTCAAATGTCATACTGCACTTTGTCAACATCCAATTCTTCATCCAATTTAACCGCCACCATGACTTGTTTTctaattatcttatatataatataggaataattacatagaaaatataaattgacattttatttacaaaaatacctctaTAAGGTAAAgtcaacatttataccttttatgtaattttaattaccaaaataccacttacactatcATCACTTACACAATTAGACGATAGTTGCAGAGTGGTTGCTGCGTGGTTGCGcggtggttgcatcagacgaaagtttcaatcagacgatgATTGCATGGTGGTTGCTAGGTGGTTGGCcaaaggttgcatcagacgaaggtttagggtttagggtttaagacGAAAGTTTCTGGGTAGTTGTtgggtggttggccgaaggttgcatcaaaTAAAGGTTTGAATCAgacgaaataactgttagcaaaatgtttatgtaactgtaatgcaactgttgtgaaacattaaaaatcagaacAGTATTTTCATGTAcataactctatctacatgtctttttataatttaatatgaacaaattcaccattagaaatttagaaaacaacaaaatatacCAGGATAaaacattttactatagtattgatgtatttttttgggattatacttgagttggattgtttgggaactccaaTTCAACTTTTTAAGATCTGCCTTTTATGGATTTAAAAATTGAAGtcaggacattagttttatgcaaattaaactggatttccagttgaattttagtttcataatagtttttctacactttttttatgaatttgaaACAGTCTCTcttttgattgattctggtcGTCTTCTCAGTTGAAGTCGCCAGAATTAATGATGGTTCTCTTTctgattgaattttcgtttcggtTGCGTTGGGTTGCTGCGTAGTTACACGATAGTTGCGCGATGATTGTGTGATAGTTGCTCAGGAAGCATAGATCATGGGTTAAAGGTATGTGTTAGTGgtaattgtgtaattttttagttgggatgtatatttgtttatttggccagctgaaagtatttttgtaatattgttattttttttttggttaaaacttaaaaaattcctataatatatatatatatactatactgAAGTTACGTGCAAATGCACGtacatttagtttttattaatttcttttatttagtatattatacttttttttttatttgaagtatataataaattttaattattataataaactattatatatattttaattaaataaataatatcattttagaaagtaatTAAGTGTTTAATATAATGTATAAAAGGGAAATAAAAGAGTAAAAGTGGTCAAGAGTATAATAGATCATTCTTattcttctatggtaataagACATTTAATATGTTCTTTTTTTGGAATAATTAAACCTGTAATTATAAATCAAACTTATTCATTTACAACAACAAATGATATAGGGGAGGGGACATCCTTTAACCAAACAGAGATTTATCCAACTCAAAAGTATGTTTTGCTAAGTCATGAGCAGTTTTATTGGCATCTCTACAAacatgaaagacaacaaatccagaaaaaaaatgaaaaaagaccTACAACTTCCAATAATATCTGCAAAAGTAGATAACATAGGCGAGGGTTGATTGATGCAAAAGTAGATAACATAGGCGAGGGTTGATTGATTGCCATGGAAACTTTAAGcgcatttatttctatttcattAATAGGCAACTGCAACTGTGAAGCCCAAAGGAGGCTGTGAAAAAGAGCCAAGACTTCCATCTCATGAGCCTTATAACACCCTGTGAGAGGTTTGGACAAAGCAACAACCATGTGGCCAAATTCACTCCAAACAATAGCTCCGACACCTGAAATTCTACCAGCAATATTAATAGCTGCATCAACGTTAAGCTTCAGGTCTCCTCTAGTAGGGAACTTCCAAGGTTCACATGGGCCAGGAACAACAGCTGGAGGAATGAAAGTTGGATCAGCTAGAGCACAAGCTACTTTATATTGCAGTAGAAAAGAGATAAATAGGGAATAACAACATAAACATGAGAAGCACACAAACCATAAAACTTCTTAACCATAAAACTTAAAGAAAATATAAGTTCAACATCCcttaaagagaaaaaaaaaatcctttatTGGATATTAATTTTTGATTCATATAAAGATTATATTGTTTGGAGGGGTGACAATCAACCAGCTCATACACCAAGTCACTATGGTCATttatctttttgtttttgtagaGACTATGGTCATTTATCTTAATATAGCCTAATTCTGCTATATTATTTTCCAACTTTACCTGCAAAGGATTAGATTTTGGAATAAATTTATTCAACCAGCATtaacttaataaaaataaacactcATAGTAAAGTATTAAGTGTCTCAATAATCTTGCTCATACATTTGGAAGCTTCAATTATAAACCTAGAAGTTAATTTCGTTTTTAAGAGCTCCTCGCCTACTAATAGTAAAGACCCATGTAGATAAAATTACAAGAAACTAAAACCATGAATGAGAATTGTTTACACATCAAAAATTGCTTTACCACCACcccaaataatattttataagcaAAGTATCACAACTTGCAAAAAATATGTACTCTTCAAAGTTTTTATATTATCATTCTAAAATCTACTTACACCATAATTTCATCAAATAGAGaaaattatacatgttcttaGTTAAAATTGCCAAAAGCACATTTGCTTCTTCTCTTTGAGCTTTATTCATAAATTTGATCACTGGATTAACTTTATCATCATTCACAAGTTGCTCAAAGATAATCTTAGTCACTACTATTACCATccaattttttctttatttcttctGAATAAAACCTATTCTTGAAACTATAATTGCTAGTACTGTTAGATAATTTAGGACCACAACTATTGCTAGAAGAATGAGCATGGAAGCTGAAGCATGAAAAGATTGCAGACAAGAGTTAAGAATAAGAATTTCATAATGACATTCTccaatcaaatttaattttcaaaggaTAAAAAAACCCCAATTTCgaattttaaagaaatttaaaaataattgagatAAAAACAAAAAAGCAAAAAAACCCACTTATGTTTAACTCTATTGGATAGTGAAATCTGTAACAATATGaacccaaaatatatataagcaaATATAAATATAGCAACAATGCAATTAATCAAAATATACCACAATCAGCAAAGATTCAATGAACAAAGATCCATTGAATTCCAAATATTCGTTGACCTCCTAGGATATCCTCCACCCAAAATTAAAACCTCAAATTCTCAATCACccagcaaatttttgaaatgcagTTCAATAGGAATCAGAATCAAACCAataaatcaatcaaaatatatatgtaaaaattctagattgaaaaaaattataacctcATTGATATTTGAGACATTTACGAAGACAGAGAAATTTGAGAGGAGAACTATGAGGAAATAGCCCAATTGTTTCcacaactaaaaaatcaaaaacaaaACTCCCCAAATTCAAATGATCTACCAATGTCACAACATGCATTGTAAAAGAATGACATACCTGATAGAGTgagtaaatgtttttttttaatggagTGAGCAAAGATTTATACCTCTTTAAGTTCTTATCCTTCTTCTCCGTGTTCATCCTCTTtaacttcttcttcctctttcaAATAAGCCATTTATTTCCATCTGATTTAAAAATcgtttctagatttttcttttcttttcgacTTCATATATGCGTACATTAATCAAAATAGAGAGCAAAACATTAATTAGAATTAATTCATTTTTCTTAACACAACTAATCCCAAATATATGCCTAAAATTGACAAGTTGAGACAAACAAAGCCACTTTTCATTAATCAGAATGAAAAACTTTTCTTTTGGCAGAgaattaaaaacttacacagACGAAATTCTACATGATGACAAATAAGCGACAGTAAGCTCCACTACAGTAACTAATTTCAAGGCTACCCAGATAGCCACATTATCAAAGGCATGCCAATTTCCACCAACTCGCGAAAACACGCATATATAGTAAACTCTGTAACAGTAAGTACAGAAAAAACATAAGGGAAATAGCTAAAAGTGCGAATATTACCAGCAAGAAGAGTGTCGCGACGATTAAAAGCAATGCACTTCATGACCCCATGTTCTAAATACTCTTCTATAACTTCAGGGAAATCCCCTCGCAAAGGatctttaccaaaaaaaaatagaaaaaagagAAAGCACGAAAAAGTTCAGGCAATTATAAAACTTAGACTATAAAATGACAAACCAATCATCAGAAATTTgcaaaaaattcaaataaattagGAAAGGAGAAAAGCTTACCGATTATCGGGGCATTCATCGTTATCTGTACGAGGTTTGAGAGTCAAAGCTTAGGCTTTTATGATGCGAATGGAGGCGGAgagaatttggaattgagaatGAAGATATGCGAaacaaaatttgaagaagaaagggaataaAAAACACTTTGTTTCTGAGCAAAAAAGGAGGAGGGTTAGTTGTTTTTTCTCAATAAACAAGGAAGGTtagtttgtttgttattttttttttctaagctaACGTCCAAGTAACGTGACGTTaacttttgtcaaaaaaaaaaaaaaattaaaccagGTTTTAAAGGAAAAAAACGTTAAACCAACAAATTCCGTTAAACCAACAATTGCCGTtaaatagacacttttaatatataaagatatagatAGGTATAGATATGTCACGTTACCCTtcaattttattcttttaatggaACCTTTCAAAAAtgttaattattctttttttttttttaaaaaaaatatacgtgAACTTATTTTAGTACTAAAGGCCAAACGAAGAGCTCTCCTCGTCTCTCCTATTCTTTTCCCCAATTTCTCTTCCCCTTTGGGAGCTCAGCTCAGATCCGAGATCTTTAGGCTAATCAAGCTAGGGTTTGATCTCTTCTCATATCACGTCTTCAACCTTGTAAGCCCAATTTATCCCTCCTAGTATCTCATTCATTATTTGTCTTTTTCTTCTATCTTGTTTGTGTTAATTTTTCCAGATCTAttagattttcaaaattttccagACCTTTTTAACGTTATATGTAATTGCAAGCTTTTGTATCGATTGGGTTTCGTGAAATATGTTATGATTTCAAATTGAATGCTGGGATAGATAGCTGGATTTTTCAAACTTGTTTTTTCATTGGGAAAGTTTTTACATTTGGGCTAGATTCATTGTCGTACGTATGATTTGAATTGACTGCTATCACACTGGTTTGTTCACACTGTATGATTTTGTACGTATGataaaaatcaataataaaaactgGGTTATCCTTTTCTGTACAAAAATTCCTCATGTTCTGGACCATGGATCTTGGATGTGATTGATTTTGTATTCAAATTTTGGTTGTATTATGCAGATTGGTTTAGCTTAGTTTTGGCAGAAACAAGATAAGATGGGAGGTGGTTTTCGTGTCCTCCATCTGGTGAGGCCTTTCCTCGCTTTTCTGCCTGAAGTGCAGAGCGCTGACCGAAAGATTCCATTCAGAGAGAAGGTGCTATACACCGTTGTAGCGCTTTTCGTCTTTCTGGTGTGCAGTCAATTGCCTCTTTATGGCATTCACTCTACAACAGGATCGGATCCCTTCTATTGGATGAGAGTCATTCTTGCTTCCAACAGGGGGACTGTTATGGAGCTCGGAATCACACCGATTGTGACATCAGGGCTTGTGATGCAACTTCTCGCTGGTTCAAAGATCATTGAAGTTGACAACAATGTCCGGGAGGATCGGGCTCTCTTGTATGTAGCCGTTATCAATTGCATAAATTTGTCAATTTCTTAAATATATTCAATATATGAATATTGGAAAATCCCTTTGTTGCTTGTTAGATTATAAGAATGGTTTTAATTATTCTTCGCAGAAACGGAGCACAAAAGCTATTGGGAATCCTTATAGCTATTGGTGAGGCTGTTGCCTATGTTTGCTCTGGCATGTATGGAAGTGTTGACCAACTCGGAGTTGGAAATGCTATCCTTATTATCCTTCAGCTCTTCTTTGCTGGGATCATTGTTATATGCTTGGATGAACTGCTTCAGAAGGGATACGGATTAGGTTCTGGAATTTCTCTTTTCATTGCAACCAATATTTGGTGAGTTTTATTCTTCTAAGCTTATCTCCCTTTGGATAGATCGATGGTATTAGCAGTATGTTACTAGCAACCATATCTCATTCTTTTGACCTGCTATGATTTTTCAGCGAAAATATAATATGGAAGGCATTCAGCCCGACCACCATTAACAGCGGCCGTGGAGCTGAGTTTGAAGGTGCTGTTATTGCTCTGTTCCATCTACTGATAACCAGAACAGACAAAGTTCGTGCTCTGCGCGAAGCTTTTTACCGGCAAAATCTCCCCAATGTTACGAATCTCCTCGCTACTGTCCTGATCTTCCTGATTGTTATCTACTTCCAAGGGTTCCGTGTTGTCCTCCCTGTGAGGTCAAAGAATGCCCGTGGACAACAAGGATCTTATCCTATCAAATTGTTCTACACCTCAAACATGCCAATCATTCTGCAATCTGCACTTGTTTCCAACCTTTATTTTATCTCTCAGGTGAttgattttgatatttaaatggacagattagatagttttatttttttgctttaCCAATCTTaaccttttattttcttttattatacaGTTACTCTATAGGAGGTACAGTGGAAACTTTCTGGTAAATCTTTTGGGCATATGGAAGGAGTCTGAGTATTCAGGTGGTCAGTATGTCCCCGTTGGCGGTATAGCTTATTATATCACCGCACCTTCAAGGTAACAAAAGAATTTTTCTCTTGTTTCAACAATCTTGAAATTTAATTGATTTCAAATACACACTGAAgatttttattcatttgtgCAGCTTAGCAGATATGGCTGCAAATCCTTTTCATGCATTGTTCTATCTGGTTTTTATGCTATCTGCCTGTGCCCTTTTCTCCAAAACATGGATTGAAGTGTCTGGATCTTCTGCCAGAGATGTTGCCAAGCAACTTAAGGTATAATAAACTCAAGTCaattaacatgtatttttttttttaaaaaataaaatggggTACACAATTTCTGAAATGCAGTAGAAAGTGTGTTTTACATATCATCTTTGGCTTAATTGCAGGAACAACAAATGGTGATGCCCGGACACCGTGAATCAAACTTGCAGAAGGAGTTGAACCGCTACATACCTACTGCTGCAGCATTTGGTGGCATGTGCATTGGCGCATTGACAGTGTTGGCAGATTTCATGGGGGCAATTGGTTCTGGAACCGGAATTCTGCTTGCCGTGACTATTATTTACCAATACTTCGAGACTTTTGAGAAGGAGAGAGCCAGTGAGCTTGGCTTCTTTGGTTTCTAAACTTAATCACCTTAAGGAGCTAAAAATGGCGCCAAAGCTGCCTTCATCACAATTTTGGTGTGTAATATATGTAGCTAGATC
This window harbors:
- the LOC115711387 gene encoding uncharacterized protein LOC115711387 produces the protein MGGGFRVLHLVRPFLAFLPEVQSADRKIPFREKVLYTVVALFVFLVCSQLPLYGIHSTTGSDPFYWMRVILASNRGTVMELGITPIVTSGLVMQLLAGSKIIEVDNNVREDRALLNGAQKLLGILIAIGEAVAYVCSGMYGSVDQLGVGNAILIILQLFFAGIIVICLDELLQKGYGLGSGISLFIATNICENIIWKAFSPTTINSGRGAEFEGAVIALFHLLITRTDKVRALREAFYRQNLPNVTNLLATVLIFLIVIYFQGFRVVLPVRSKNARGQQGSYPIKLFYTSNMPIILQSALVSNLYFISQLLYRRYSGNFLVNLLGIWKESEYSGGQYVPVGGIAYYITAPSSLADMAANPFHALFYLVFMLSACALFSKTWIEVSGSSARDVAKQLKEQQMVMPGHRESNLQKELNRYIPTAAAFGGMCIGALTVLADFMGAIGSGTGILLAVTIIYQYFETFEKERASELGFFGF